DNA from Prevotella melaninogenica:
TCTGTCGACGCCCATATTTAATCAGGTATATCCTGACTGGTATATTCCCCAGACAGCCCCTCAACTCAATGTACTGACACTTGTACTTCCGGCAGCATTTGGTACGTCTTGCATACATTGCTACGAGCTCAGCAGCATTGTGTCGCTTATTCTCCACAAAGTACTTTGTCTTTCCCATCTTTGCAAGACCAATGTAGTGTATAGCTCCGTTGCCTACTCTCCTGATTTCCTCAATGAACTTCTCACAGGCAAACCAACTATCCGCCAAGGCATAATGGGGATGAATACCTCTCTTCCACATGCGCTGGAGCATCCTTATGGCGGAGTCCATCTTGCTCATACCGCATTCTTGATTCCGCTCATACGCTGGGCTCTCTTTCATGCGTCTCTTGGAGAATCTGCTGCGGAGTGCCTTCTTGCCAAGTCCGCCGTCCCCTTTCTTTCCTAATTCCTCATGGATGGAGAAGTCGAACGGCAGAGAGGACTTACCATCGAAGAACAGGCACAAAAGAAGCTTGTAGCCTAAGACATAGTTCATTCGTACATGGTCGAAAACCTTGGTAATATGCTCAAACTTCCTACCAGTCTTTTCCAAGGTTGTATCGTCAAATATAACACAGGAGTTCTCGCTCTCTGTCTGAATGCCATTCTTACGGAGAATGCATTCAAAACGAAGAACAGTATAGCTAAGCAAACGACGCCAATTCATTGCCTGCCTGACCATCATACGATAATAGCAGTTCTTTCCAGTGGTGAGAAGATGGTAGAAATTCTTCTTGTATATGGAGTGTATCGTCTCACCATTAATACGGAAAAGACAAAGGGAAAGAATCTGTTGAACAGCAGAGATACCATCGTGTTTCTCCAAAGAAAGCCTACAGAGCAGACGTCCAAAACCAAATTTTGAGAAAAGTGAGAGAATATCGCTACTCATCTTACTTTTAACACTTAAAAGCTTGGATATCTCGCTTAAATTGTCTAATTTTGCATCCATAACAGTTACTCTTTAATTTGTTGATAATCAATGTAATAAAGCACTACAAAGTTACCAATAATTATTGAGAAACTGTTATTTTAAGCCAACTTTTTGAGGGTGGGAAACTTTAGTTCAGTTACCGAACATTACTTCATCGTTACCTATGACGAAATCGGGTAACGCTTTGGTAACTGAACTTCTGCCTAAATCTGCATATTCCTACTCTTTACGAATTGTGCAGTATTATGCAAATAACTCCATTTCTTGCTCATTATCAGTCAGTTTACACCAACTTCTACTTTTCTTCCTTTTCAAGGATTAGTTGCACTTCAATTAGGCGTCTTTTAGAACCCAAAAGAGCATGGATTAATTTCGAGGTGCATGAAAATAGTTTACAAATATCTATTGATAAGGGAATAAGCTGTTTGTAAAAAATAGAAAAACATGCTAATGGATAGATATTAACCAACGAAGTGGCGGAGGCCGGGAACAAAGGTGCGGGAGACTGGAATGAAGTCATCACAACCTGAAAGACGAAGTTGATAACCGTTGGAATTGCCTTTTGCAGAAGATATGTTATTGATATTCACAAGGAAGGAACGGTGACACTGAAAGATATTATCGTAAGGGAGGTCATCTTTCAAGGCTGTCAACGTAGAACGAAGTTCGGTTTTTTGTATCTTACCTTCTTTTAGATAACATACGCAGACATTGTTTTTTCGGGCTTCAATATAGAGTAGATTGTTGATAGGTAAGGTAAGATCGGTTCCACGCAGGTTCTGATCATGCAGCGTGATAAGGATATCCTCCTGCTCATCCGTAGTCTTCTTTATCATTTCTTCCAGTCTACTATTCAACATACGGTTATAGTTTACCAACGTAAAAATAGCCGTAACGATTACCCAAACAAGGAAAGTCCAATAAAAGAATATACTGAATAGCCGCCATGTTAATGGCATCTGGAAGAAGAAAGCAGCATAGAGCGTCATAGAGATTGCTATTGCCAACTCAATAGCAATACTATAAAGAATTATATAACCATTGGTGATTGGGACATTTTTTCGTAATGGTCTTTTGAAGAAAAGGAAAGCACAAAGCCATTGAACGAAGATAGTCATGACACCAAAACCAAGACACATCAGGAATGTATTACCCCGATACTGGCTGATTCCAAAGGGTTGTAGGAGGTAAAGAAACAAAAAAATGCCAACTCCTAACGCAACACTCGTGCGCCAGGAAGTGGCATTTGTCTGTATCGTACACCTGCTATGTAGAAATGAGGTTAGTCTACTCATGATGTCTTAAATGGTTGGTTGTCCACAAAGTTACATCTTTTCCTCTTTTCGTGCAAGTGTATTTCGTCTTAAAATTTTACTCTTTTACTTCCCAAATATCGTTGGTTTCGAGCATCTCCATAAAGGTATGGTAATGCTTCTGCGCCTTCACCTCTTCTATCTGCTGATTGACAGCAGCGTCATAGGTAGGAGCCTCAACGTCACGGATAACTCCGAGGGCTACAGGGAAGCCGTCTTCGTTGCTCATCATTGCGAGTTTCAGCTGTAAGGTATTATCCTGACTGTGAGCATCATGTACGAGGATATCATCGCGAGTAATACCATTCTCACCGATTTTAACCACCTTCAAGCCAAAGCCTTCTTGTACAAGTCCAAACTCTTGGTTGGGACCGAAGATCAATGGTTCGCCATGCTTGACATAGATAGCATTCTCCTTACGACCTTGTGAGGTATAGACTGAGTTGTGACAACCATCGTTGAAGATAACACAGTTTTGTAAAATCTCACACACGGCAGCACCCTTATGCAGATAAGCAGCCTTGAGAATTTCAATTGTCTCGGTATTATCGCTGGCAACACTACGTGCAAAGAAGTTGCCACGCGCACCGAAACAGAGTTCTGCTGGGCGGAATGGGTCTTCCGTAGTACCATAAGGACTTGACTTAGAGACGAAGCCACGTGGACTGGTTGGTGAATACTGTCCCTTCGTTAGACCGTAGATACGGTTGTTCAGAAGAATCATATTCAAATCCACATTACGACGCATCGCATGGATAAAGTGGTTACCACCGATAGCAAGTGCGTCACCATCGCCCGAAACCTGCCAGATGGTAAGGTTTGGGTTGGTCACCTTTGCCCCAGTAGAGATGGCTGCTGCACGACCATGAATGGTCTGCATAGCGTATGTATTAGCATAATAAGGTAATCGGCTTGAGCATCCGATACCACTGATAACGGCTGTTTCATAAGGTGGAACACCTAACTCTGCCATTGCTTTCTGCAAGCTGGCAAGGAAGAAATGGTCGCCACAGCCAGGACACCAACGTGGTTGTCCCTTCTTAAAATCTTGTGCTGTATATTGATTCATGACTTTTATTTTAATTCAGAATTCACTGTTTGTAATTCACAATTCAGAATTCATAATTCACAATTATGATTACTTCTATTCGCTTGGGGCTATTAACAAGCATCTTGTCAACTCGTAAACTCGTCAACTTGTAAACTCATTAAATCCTTAATTATGATTACTTCTATTCGCTTAGAGTTATTAACAAGCAACTTGCTAACTCGTTAACTCGTCTACTTGTAAACTCATTAAATCCTTAATTATGATTACTTCTATTCGCTTAGCTCTTAACAAGCAACTTGTAAACTCGTTAACTCGTCAACATGTAAACTCATTAACTCATCTACATGTAAACTTCCCAACGTCGCAAGCAACTTGTAAACTCGTCTACTTGTAAACTCGTCAACTATTCTACTCAAGTATCTTCGTATAGAAAGTACCGGTTTCCTCCTTTGGTAGTGGAGCCTTGAGAAGTTTCTCAAAAGTAGTAACCAACTCCGTGACAACGAATGGTTGTCCCTTAACTTGGTTATACTGATAAGGAGCGAAGTGGTTGATACGAATACGCAAGAGGGCTGCAAGCTGACCAAGATTTTGTTCTGCAACAACGACTTTCATGTAACGACTAAGCACTTCTGCAGTGTTCTTTGGCAATGGGTTCACATACTTGAACTGTGCCAAAGCAACCTTATTTCCCTTTCTACGCAATTCCTTCATTGCAGAATAGAGATGACCGTAAGTACTACCGAAGCCAACAATAAGCAAGTCGGCATCTTCCTCGTCGCCTTGAACAACCAAATCAGGTACAGGAATACGTGCCACCTTGTTCCAACGAAGGTGGTCCATCTTGTCATGGTTCTCTGGATCGGTTGAGATAGCACCTGTCTCACCATCTTTCTCCAAACCACCAAGGATGTGTGTATAGCCCTCCGTGCCAGGGATAGCCCAGTAACGTGCTAATGTCTTAGGGTCACGTTTGTATGGAGTGTACTTATACTTCTGGTCTTCTGTGACGTAATGTGGATGGATTTCAGGCAAATCTTCGATGTTTGGAAGCTTCCAAGCAGAAGAACCATTAGCAATGAATGCATCGGTAAGGAGCACTACTGGCGTCATATGTTCCAATGCTATCTTACAAGCATTATAGGCTGCATCGAAGCAGTCTGTAGGACTTGTCGCTGCAATGACAGGCATTGGACTCTCACCATTACGACCATAAAGCACCTGCAAGAGGTCGGTCTGCTCACTCTTCGTAGGCATACCCGTTGACGGACCACCACGCTGTACGTCGATAATCACCAATGGAAGTTCATCAATAAGTGCAAGGTTCATTGCCTCACTCTTCAAACAGATACCCGGACCAGAGGTTGAAGTAGCAGCCAAAGCACCAGCGAAAGCAGCACCAATAGCCGATGCACAACCAGCAATCTCGTCCTCACACTGTACCGTTGTCACACCCATTGACTTATGCTTTGACAACTCATGTAAGATATCTGTTGCAGGCGTGATAGGATAAGAACCTAAGAAAAGACGCAAGCCAGCACGCTCAGCCGCAGCCATCAGACCATAAGCAGTAGCCTTATTACCTGTAATATCCATATAACGGCCAGGCTGTTTCACTGTTGACTCAATACGATAGGTATTAGGAACAGAAGCATGTACGTTATGACCATAGTCATATCCTGCACGTACTACCTTTATATTCGCCTCTGCAATGGCTGGTTTCTTCTTAAACTTTGTCTCAAGATAGTTGTTTACCAACTCTAAGTCACGACTGAAAAGCCAGCAGACAAGACCCAAGGCAAACATATTACGGCACTTTAGCATAGACTTATTATCCATGCCAGTATCAGCCAAACAGTCCTTCACCATCTTTGTTATCGGACAAGCCACTACCCGATCAGGGTCGATACCCATCTCGCCTAAATAGTCATCACTGCGGAATTCAGCCTTCTGAAGGTCACGCTGTCCGAATGAATCAGTGTCGATAATGATTGTACTGTTAGGCTTACAATGCTTATACTGCATCTTCAACGCAGCGGCATTCATTGCTACAAGAACGTCACAGAGGTCACCAGGCGTATAAACCTTGCCCGCACCGATATGAACCTGGAATCCACTCACACCTGTCAAGGAGCCTTGCGGGGCACGGATGTCAGCCGGATAGTCTGGGAAAGTAGACACACCATTGCCGACTGTAGCCGAGACAGTGGTGAAAATATTACCCGCAAGCTGCATACCATCACCTGAGTCACCAGAAAAGTGCACTACAACACTGTCGAGTTCTTTCACTTCGATTTGTTCTTCCATAGATTATTTCTTGTTTATGTTAGTAAATCGTTTCTGTATTTCTTAGCTTTTCCACCATAGCGGTAAAGCTTATTTAACAAACTTCTTACCATTAAGAACATAGATTCCCTTTGGCAATTCGCTCTCATGAGTCCCTATCTTAGCACCCTGCAACGAATAAATATCATCGCTTTCAGTACTTTCCTGTATCTTTGTCATTGGGACACTGATACTCATAGGGATATGCTTCTCCTTTTGATAGACACGTATCCAATCGACGCGCATCTCGTAGGTATGGTTGACATCTGCCTTTTTTGCCCATGAACCATTGCCCACTGACTGATTGAGAATCAGGTAGAAATTAGACTTATCAAACGGCCATTGCTCCTGACTATCATTCTGTTTCTTATATTGGAACACGCGCTTACCATCAGCAAAGAAGGTCAGCACGTCCTCTTCCCACTCTACGGCATAGGTATGATAACGATTCATCGACATCCAAAGATTGCCAGAATGTGGCTCATTTCCATGACTTTGTGTCCACGCAGAGTGCACGGTTGCATAACAACGCTGCTCATTATCAATCTGCTCAAAGATATCAATCTCACCGCCTTTCGGCCATCCAAACTTTGACTTTGGCATCATCCAGATAGCAGGGAAATTACCTATAAAAGGATTAACCATTGCCCGACACTCTACACGACCAAAGCGAAAGGTGAAACTCTGACTGGTTTCGATACCGCCTGAAAGCATTTCCACATCATCTTTTGACCTATCAGAATTAGGAATGGCACGCAAAACGAGATTACCATCCTTCATAAAAGCGACCTCAGGAGAGTTGCTCAAGAAGCGTGCCCATGTCACTTGGGGACGGCGCGTACAGTATCTCCACACCTTTGTATTAGGCAAGGTGCCATCCGGCTCATTAAACTCATCATGGAAGACAAGTGTATATTCTGAGCCCGGTGTTTCTGCATCCGCTGGCAATGGCTCAACACCATCAGCCAACTTGACTCCCTGTGCAAAGGATACTATGGAAAACAATGCCATTGTAAGCACTGCAAGCAATCTCTTGTTGTTCTTCTTTTGTGACATGATTTTATGAAGATTCTATCTGAAGCGGTACGATCTGAAAAGCATAGAATCATCCTATAGCACAGATGAAAACATAAGGAATTTGACATAACATAGGTCTACATTTCCCCACGTTGCTTTCTCGACTTTCCGTTTTTTAGATTATCTTTTGTTTACGTTAGTGTATTCTGAGGACAAAAGTGCGAAATATTATTGAGAAAACAAAATCTTTTGAGGAGAAAAAATATATTTTTATATCTTACAAGTAAAAAGCATCCAGAAATCAACCCTCCATTCACTTAAAAACAATAAAAAGCATATAAAATGCCAACTCATATTGTAGATTATCTTTATCAACCACCTTATCATTTCATCAACACCTAACATTAAACACCCAACACCCACCAATCAATACTTCAAAGATTCAAGATAATGTTTTGAAAAACCATTACATATTTTCAAATAAAACATCCGTATATAATGACAAATACACGTATAGAAAGCAGGTTTGTAACAAACACGGAATCAGTTAGTTATAAAGTAGTACAATAAAAGGTGCTTAATTGGATTCCAAGAGGGCGTTAATAGGACCTCAAAAGGGCACCTTTTGCAAGCCTATTAGGCGTCTTTAAGAAGCCAAAAGAGCATATATTGGTTTTAAACCGTACGAAAATAATTTACAAGAACCAATAAAATGGGAATAAATTGTTGATAGAAGACGGATAGACATAGTACTTATTTACAATCTATACATCAACAGAAGAACCTTATTAATCCTCTCCTGCCCTATTATTGATGGTTAATAAGCCCCAAATCAACACCTTATTATACAAGTAATATCAGAGTTTTATTGTAACTTTGCAATACTTTCCACAAATGAAAGCTTACAACAATAAAACAAGACATGGTCAAAGCCGTTGTTAAGGCTATCCTCAAAAGGGAAAAGGATTTGTAGAATAGCTTTCTTTTGATGAAGGAAATTGGACAAATAAAGAAACAGAAGAGAAATGATATTACTGAGCTTCGATACAGAAGAGTTTGATGTACCACGTGAACATGGGGTAGACTTCTCCCTTGAAGAGGGTATGAAGGTATCCATTGAGGGTACGAATCGCATCCTCGACATACTGAAGGCGAATAACGTCTGTGCTACCTTCTTCTGCACTGGCAACTTTGCAGAACTGGCACCAGAGGTCATGGAGCGTATTAAGAACGAAGGTCACGAGGTCGCTTGCCATGGTGTTGACCATTGGCAACCTAAGCCTGAGGACGTTTTCCGCTCTAAGGAAATCATCGAACGTATAACTGGTGTGAAGGTTGCGGGCTATCGTCAGCCACGTATGTTCCCTGTATCGGATGAGGATATAGAGAAGGCTGGCTACCTTTATAACTCTTCTTTGAATCCTGCTTTTATACCGGGTCGATATATGCACCTCACCACTCCACGTACATGGTTTATGCAAGGTAAGGTAATGCAGATACCTGCCAGCGTTAGTCCACACCTACGTATTCCGCTCTTTTGGTTGTCTATGCATAACTTCCCAGAGTGGTTCTATCTTCGTTTGGTACGGCAGGTATTGCGCCACGATGGCTATTTCGTGACCTATTTCCACCCATGGGAGTTCTATGATCTAAAGTCACATCCAGAGTTCAAGATGCCTTTTATCATCAAGAACCACAGTGGACACGAATTGGAACAGCGACTCGACCGCTTTATCAAAGCAATGAAAGCAGACAAGCAGGAGTTTATTACCTACGTAGACTTTGTCAACAGACAGAAGAAATAAGTTCGATTTCCGATCTGAACAGCAGACAGCAGGCTAAGAAACACTCCCTATAAACACCCCAACAAGCAGAATATAAGATATGATAAAACTTGCAACGGTCTCTCCTTGTTACAACGAGGAAGAGGTTTTAGAACAGTCGGCAGCACAGCTCATGGAGCTATTCGACGAACTCATCAGTCAAGGAAAGATTTCCGATGACTCGATGATTGTGTTTGTCAATGACGGAAGCCGTGACCGAACATGGGAGATTATCCAACAGCTCCACAGCCAGCATCCACGTATAAAGGGTATCAACCTCGCTCATAACGTGGGGCATCAAAATGCTATCATGGCTGGTATGATGACGGCAAAAGACTGGGCTGATGCTGTTATCACACTCGATGCCGACTTG
Protein-coding regions in this window:
- a CDS encoding 2-oxoacid:acceptor oxidoreductase subunit alpha; translated protein: MEEQIEVKELDSVVVHFSGDSGDGMQLAGNIFTTVSATVGNGVSTFPDYPADIRAPQGSLTGVSGFQVHIGAGKVYTPGDLCDVLVAMNAAALKMQYKHCKPNSTIIIDTDSFGQRDLQKAEFRSDDYLGEMGIDPDRVVACPITKMVKDCLADTGMDNKSMLKCRNMFALGLVCWLFSRDLELVNNYLETKFKKKPAIAEANIKVVRAGYDYGHNVHASVPNTYRIESTVKQPGRYMDITGNKATAYGLMAAAERAGLRLFLGSYPITPATDILHELSKHKSMGVTTVQCEDEIAGCASAIGAAFAGALAATSTSGPGICLKSEAMNLALIDELPLVIIDVQRGGPSTGMPTKSEQTDLLQVLYGRNGESPMPVIAATSPTDCFDAAYNACKIALEHMTPVVLLTDAFIANGSSAWKLPNIEDLPEIHPHYVTEDQKYKYTPYKRDPKTLARYWAIPGTEGYTHILGGLEKDGETGAISTDPENHDKMDHLRWNKVARIPVPDLVVQGDEEDADLLIVGFGSTYGHLYSAMKELRRKGNKVALAQFKYVNPLPKNTAEVLSRYMKVVVAEQNLGQLAALLRIRINHFAPYQYNQVKGQPFVVTELVTTFEKLLKAPLPKEETGTFYTKILE
- a CDS encoding glycoside hydrolase family 16 protein: MSQKKNNKRLLAVLTMALFSIVSFAQGVKLADGVEPLPADAETPGSEYTLVFHDEFNEPDGTLPNTKVWRYCTRRPQVTWARFLSNSPEVAFMKDGNLVLRAIPNSDRSKDDVEMLSGGIETSQSFTFRFGRVECRAMVNPFIGNFPAIWMMPKSKFGWPKGGEIDIFEQIDNEQRCYATVHSAWTQSHGNEPHSGNLWMSMNRYHTYAVEWEEDVLTFFADGKRVFQYKKQNDSQEQWPFDKSNFYLILNQSVGNGSWAKKADVNHTYEMRVDWIRVYQKEKHIPMSISVPMTKIQESTESDDIYSLQGAKIGTHESELPKGIYVLNGKKFVK
- a CDS encoding LytTR family DNA-binding domain-containing protein gives rise to the protein MSRLTSFLHSRCTIQTNATSWRTSVALGVGIFLFLYLLQPFGISQYRGNTFLMCLGFGVMTIFVQWLCAFLFFKRPLRKNVPITNGYIILYSIAIELAIAISMTLYAAFFFQMPLTWRLFSIFFYWTFLVWVIVTAIFTLVNYNRMLNSRLEEMIKKTTDEQEDILITLHDQNLRGTDLTLPINNLLYIEARKNNVCVCYLKEGKIQKTELRSTLTALKDDLPYDNIFQCHRSFLVNINNISSAKGNSNGYQLRLSGCDDFIPVSRTFVPGLRHFVG
- a CDS encoding polysaccharide deacetylase family protein; the encoded protein is MILLSFDTEEFDVPREHGVDFSLEEGMKVSIEGTNRILDILKANNVCATFFCTGNFAELAPEVMERIKNEGHEVACHGVDHWQPKPEDVFRSKEIIERITGVKVAGYRQPRMFPVSDEDIEKAGYLYNSSLNPAFIPGRYMHLTTPRTWFMQGKVMQIPASVSPHLRIPLFWLSMHNFPEWFYLRLVRQVLRHDGYFVTYFHPWEFYDLKSHPEFKMPFIIKNHSGHELEQRLDRFIKAMKADKQEFITYVDFVNRQKK
- a CDS encoding IS4 family transposase encodes the protein MDAKLDNLSEISKLLSVKSKMSSDILSLFSKFGFGRLLCRLSLEKHDGISAVQQILSLCLFRINGETIHSIYKKNFYHLLTTGKNCYYRMMVRQAMNWRRLLSYTVLRFECILRKNGIQTESENSCVIFDDTTLEKTGRKFEHITKVFDHVRMNYVLGYKLLLCLFFDGKSSLPFDFSIHEELGKKGDGGLGKKALRSRFSKRRMKESPAYERNQECGMSKMDSAIRMLQRMWKRGIHPHYALADSWFACEKFIEEIRRVGNGAIHYIGLAKMGKTKYFVENKRHNAAELVAMYARRTKCCRKYKCQYIELRGCLGNIPVRIYLIKYGRRQTWNIMLSTDLSMSFVRAFELYQIRWNIEVVNKETKGHLGLGSYMGRDFDGQIADATLCYITYIVMSLEKRMSEYETMGELFADMEDDVMALTLWHRVLNCIERLLAALCDVLGFSVSEIGQLIVTDSAMRNNFEIMVQALEDRQQEKLTTVNIF
- a CDS encoding 2-oxoacid:ferredoxin oxidoreductase subunit beta yields the protein MNQYTAQDFKKGQPRWCPGCGDHFFLASLQKAMAELGVPPYETAVISGIGCSSRLPYYANTYAMQTIHGRAAAISTGAKVTNPNLTIWQVSGDGDALAIGGNHFIHAMRRNVDLNMILLNNRIYGLTKGQYSPTSPRGFVSKSSPYGTTEDPFRPAELCFGARGNFFARSVASDNTETIEILKAAYLHKGAAVCEILQNCVIFNDGCHNSVYTSQGRKENAIYVKHGEPLIFGPNQEFGLVQEGFGLKVVKIGENGITRDDILVHDAHSQDNTLQLKLAMMSNEDGFPVALGVIRDVEAPTYDAAVNQQIEEVKAQKHYHTFMEMLETNDIWEVKE